A section of the Solitalea canadensis DSM 3403 genome encodes:
- a CDS encoding penicillin acylase family protein translates to MKIAKAVIMLGVSGALFYIMNNKTGPVPPLGSFLSPYTGFWQNAEKKSMPNEQNLSLPGVKEEVKIMYDENRIPHIFAKNDYDAYFAQGYVTAKDRLWQMDFQTRFAGGRISEVVGEKAIELDRYKRRTGMMYGAEQSLKGMMENPKSRMVVEAYTAGINAYITSLSPKDYPIEFKILDYKPEDWTPLKCALLLKQMTSTLAGGSDDFYLTNILKQYGPDIVKDLFRDYPFREDPIIPVGTKWEFNALKVPTPSQSFLALMTDSIRPQEKIEGIGSNNWAVSGSKTATGMPILANDPHLDLTLPSIWYQIQIVTPTVNVYGVSLPGSPHVIIGFNKDVSWGVTNVDADVLDWYQVKFKDNKKEEYWFNNKWNKVTKRIETIGIRGGKSIIDTVLYTHQGPVTYIAPQKPFNDNIPVGTAMRWIAHDKSDELSTFYKLNRAKNYTDYREALKLYTAPAQNFVFADNENDIAITPNGKYPLKWKDQGKFVLDGSDPQNDWQGWIPAEQNPTVKNPTRGFVSSANQSSTDPTYPYYLNWEFAPYERGTRINQRLAKMNNITIDSLRNLQNDNYSVHAENVRTTMLSLLDQSQLSKKEEIESYTLVNNWNNYYNANEIAATVFELWYNELRDAIWADEFTGKGGVMRYPSRDRTVQIILNEQNARWVDNINTPKKETLTDLITESYKKAIDSLTKKYGTMGDNWQWGKVKNTYVPHLAKIPGFNSKRLFNGGSKASVNALSEHNGPSWRMVVQLGKNVKAFGVYPGGQSGNPGSWYYDNMIDTWSDGKLNELVYLLNPTDKDKRILSTLTIKK, encoded by the coding sequence ATGAAAATAGCAAAAGCAGTAATTATGCTGGGCGTTTCGGGTGCACTGTTCTATATAATGAATAACAAAACAGGTCCGGTGCCCCCATTAGGTAGTTTTTTAAGCCCCTATACAGGGTTTTGGCAAAACGCAGAAAAAAAGTCAATGCCCAATGAACAGAACCTTTCTTTACCTGGAGTAAAAGAAGAAGTAAAGATCATGTACGACGAAAATAGGATCCCTCATATTTTCGCTAAAAATGATTATGATGCCTACTTTGCTCAAGGATATGTTACCGCCAAAGACCGTTTATGGCAAATGGATTTTCAAACCCGTTTTGCGGGAGGAAGAATTTCAGAGGTAGTTGGAGAAAAGGCGATTGAATTGGACCGGTATAAAAGAAGAACAGGAATGATGTATGGGGCTGAACAATCCCTAAAAGGAATGATGGAAAACCCTAAGAGTCGGATGGTAGTTGAAGCTTATACAGCAGGTATCAATGCCTATATTACTTCTCTTTCTCCAAAAGATTACCCGATCGAATTCAAGATTTTAGATTATAAACCGGAAGATTGGACACCGCTGAAATGTGCTTTGTTATTGAAACAAATGACTTCAACATTAGCCGGAGGCTCTGATGATTTCTATTTAACAAACATCCTGAAGCAATATGGGCCCGATATAGTAAAAGACTTGTTCAGGGATTATCCATTCCGTGAAGATCCAATTATTCCTGTAGGTACAAAATGGGAGTTTAATGCACTAAAAGTACCTACCCCCTCACAAAGCTTTTTAGCGTTGATGACAGATTCAATTCGTCCTCAGGAAAAAATTGAAGGAATTGGCAGCAACAACTGGGCTGTTTCAGGTAGTAAAACTGCAACAGGCATGCCTATTCTCGCTAATGACCCTCACCTTGATCTTACATTACCTTCAATTTGGTACCAAATCCAGATCGTTACTCCTACTGTAAATGTGTATGGTGTTTCATTACCAGGATCTCCGCATGTAATAATTGGATTTAACAAAGATGTTAGCTGGGGTGTTACCAATGTGGATGCAGATGTACTAGATTGGTACCAGGTAAAATTCAAAGACAATAAGAAAGAAGAATACTGGTTCAACAATAAATGGAATAAGGTTACCAAGCGCATTGAAACAATTGGTATAAGAGGTGGAAAAAGCATAATTGACACGGTTCTTTATACTCATCAAGGACCGGTAACTTACATTGCACCACAAAAACCTTTTAATGATAACATTCCGGTTGGAACGGCAATGCGTTGGATTGCTCATGATAAATCAGATGAGCTTTCGACTTTCTATAAACTAAATCGTGCTAAAAATTATACTGATTACCGTGAGGCTTTGAAATTATACACAGCCCCGGCTCAGAATTTCGTATTCGCAGATAATGAAAACGATATTGCGATAACTCCAAATGGAAAGTATCCATTAAAATGGAAAGATCAGGGCAAATTTGTACTTGATGGTTCTGACCCACAAAATGATTGGCAAGGATGGATCCCTGCTGAACAAAACCCGACTGTTAAAAATCCAACCAGAGGATTTGTGAGCTCAGCTAATCAATCCAGCACTGATCCTACTTATCCGTATTATCTCAACTGGGAGTTTGCTCCTTATGAAAGAGGTACCCGAATTAATCAACGTTTGGCAAAAATGAACAATATCACCATTGATTCGCTCCGTAATTTACAGAATGATAATTACAGCGTTCATGCCGAAAACGTCCGAACAACAATGTTATCATTATTGGATCAAAGTCAGCTATCTAAAAAAGAAGAGATTGAAAGTTACACGTTGGTAAATAACTGGAACAACTATTACAATGCAAATGAAATAGCCGCTACCGTATTTGAATTATGGTACAATGAGCTGCGAGATGCAATTTGGGCCGATGAATTTACCGGAAAGGGAGGTGTGATGCGTTACCCTTCACGAGATAGGACTGTTCAAATAATATTAAATGAACAAAACGCTCGTTGGGTTGATAATATCAATACGCCTAAAAAAGAAACGCTGACAGATCTGATAACTGAAAGCTATAAAAAAGCAATTGATAGTCTTACCAAAAAATACGGTACAATGGGAGATAATTGGCAATGGGGAAAAGTAAAAAACACCTATGTACCACATTTGGCAAAAATTCCTGGTTTTAACAGCAAACGTTTATTTAATGGAGGCAGTAAGGCTTCTGTAAATGCATTGAGTGAACATAACGGTCCATCATGGAGAATGGTTGTTCAATTAGGCAAAAATGTTAAAGCTTTTGGAGTTTATCCTGGTGGACAATCCGGTAATCCCGGAAGCTGGTATTATGACAATATGATTGATACCTGGTCTGATGGAAAACTTAACGAATTGGTTTATTTGTTGAATCCTACAGATAAGGATAAAAGAATATTATCTACATTAACAATTAAAAAATAA
- the pgmB gene encoding beta-phosphoglucomutase — MAPIKACIFDLDGVIVNTSNYHYLAWKRLTNELGFDITEADNEQLRGVSRMECLRIILSIGGVSVSADQLYDLAEKKNNWYLEYVQKMDEHEILPGAAEFIQAARESGLKVAIASASKNAGIILRRVKLDTVYDALVDGNTVNRSKPNPDIFLRSARELNVDPENCIVFEDAISGIQAAHNAGMRSIGIGSDIMLKNAHMVVPSLGVMSLEDLYSLENFA; from the coding sequence ATGGCACCCATCAAAGCCTGCATTTTTGACCTTGACGGGGTTATTGTGAATACCTCCAACTACCATTACCTGGCGTGGAAACGTTTAACCAATGAGTTAGGTTTTGACATTACCGAAGCTGATAACGAACAATTAAGAGGTGTTAGTCGTATGGAATGTTTGCGAATAATCCTCAGCATTGGCGGTGTTTCTGTGTCGGCAGATCAGTTATATGATTTGGCTGAGAAAAAGAATAACTGGTATTTGGAGTATGTTCAAAAAATGGACGAACATGAAATTTTACCCGGTGCAGCCGAATTTATTCAAGCTGCAAGAGAGTCGGGTTTAAAAGTAGCGATAGCCTCCGCTAGTAAAAACGCAGGAATTATTTTAAGGAGAGTAAAACTCGATACCGTTTACGATGCATTAGTTGATGGAAATACAGTAAACAGAAGTAAACCAAATCCGGATATTTTTTTGCGTTCGGCAAGAGAATTGAATGTTGATCCCGAAAATTGTATCGTATTTGAAGATGCTATTTCTGGCATTCAAGCGGCACATAATGCAGGTATGCGCTCCATTGGAATTGGCTCCGATATTATGTTGAAAAATGCGCACATGGTTGTTCCTTCATTAGGAGTCATGAGTTTAGAAGATCTTTATTCATTGGAAAACTTCGCCTAA
- a CDS encoding LuxE/PaaK family acyltransferase: MNKPAYSDIFSINNTEAFDKLSLSVFAYQAETNPVYKEYLQHLKIVPNSIKRYSDIPFLPISFFKTHEVITEIQQAEIVFSSSGTTGMIQSRHLVSDVSVYTESFTKAFECFYGQPSDYCFLALLPSYLEREGSSLILMIEDLIKLSGHEKSGFFLHNHEDLYQAILEQENNGQKTILIGVTYALLDFIEKYPMKLKHTIVMETGGMKGKRKEMVREELHDILQQGFGVSEIHSEYGMTELLSQGYSDGKGIFRCPPWMKVLTRDTNDPLTLTSQTQTGGVNIIDLSNINSCSFIATQDLGKVYQDGSFEILGRFDNSDIRGCNLLVQ; this comes from the coding sequence GTGAACAAACCCGCATACTCCGATATTTTTTCAATTAATAACACAGAGGCATTTGACAAGTTAAGTCTCTCTGTTTTTGCTTACCAAGCAGAAACTAATCCTGTTTACAAGGAATATTTACAGCACCTTAAGATTGTTCCTAATTCTATTAAACGTTATTCAGATATACCCTTTTTGCCAATTAGTTTCTTTAAAACGCATGAAGTTATTACGGAAATTCAGCAAGCAGAAATAGTTTTTAGTAGTTCTGGAACAACAGGAATGATCCAAAGCAGGCATCTCGTAAGTGACGTTTCAGTTTATACAGAAAGTTTTACCAAGGCATTTGAATGCTTTTATGGCCAACCGTCTGACTATTGTTTTCTTGCTTTACTTCCCTCCTACCTGGAGCGTGAAGGATCATCATTGATCTTAATGATTGAGGACCTGATTAAATTATCGGGCCATGAAAAAAGCGGCTTTTTCCTCCATAATCATGAAGATCTTTATCAGGCAATTTTGGAACAGGAGAACAATGGACAGAAAACCATATTAATAGGCGTTACCTATGCCCTGCTTGATTTTATTGAGAAATACCCAATGAAGTTAAAGCACACTATTGTAATGGAAACAGGTGGTATGAAGGGCAAACGTAAAGAAATGGTGCGGGAAGAATTACACGATATATTACAACAAGGATTTGGGGTTAGTGAGATCCATTCGGAATATGGTATGACTGAATTGCTTTCACAAGGCTATTCCGATGGCAAAGGTATTTTTCGCTGCCCACCATGGATGAAAGTATTAACACGTGATACGAATGATCCACTTACATTAACTTCTCAAACCCAAACTGGCGGTGTAAACATTATTGACCTTTCTAATATTAACTCTTGCTCATTTATTGCAACTCAAGATCTGGGGAAGGTTTATCAGGATGGCTCTTTTGAGATATTAGGCCGTTTTGATAATAGCGATATCAGGGGATGTAATTTATTGGTACAATAA
- a CDS encoding DUF3467 domain-containing protein, translated as MEENNENQLNIELSEEIAEGIYSNLAIITHSSTEFVLDFVRIMPGVPKAKVKSRIVLTPEHAKRLLLALDDNIHKYEQVNGKIRTHEGQPALPMNFGGPTAQA; from the coding sequence ATGGAAGAGAACAACGAAAATCAATTAAATATTGAATTGTCAGAAGAAATTGCAGAAGGTATTTACTCTAATTTGGCGATCATAACGCATTCATCAACCGAATTTGTGCTTGATTTTGTTCGTATTATGCCGGGAGTTCCAAAAGCAAAAGTGAAATCACGTATTGTTCTTACTCCAGAACATGCAAAACGTTTATTATTGGCTTTAGATGATAATATTCACAAATATGAGCAGGTAAACGGGAAAATCAGAACACATGAAGGACAACCAGCGTTACCAATGAACTTTGGAGGACCGACCGCTCAAGCATAG
- a CDS encoding thioredoxin family protein, protein MIIQEFLKSELAQSITYISYRKLIEDLLKQNLTTGEDNSPDLLEYARMNVQRMNRWDKTYTPSSRLTETVKSYQRKEYWLILTEGWCGDAAQNIPVISKIAELNPAIQLRVILRDQHLDLMDQYLTNGGRSIPKLIRIDAETFEVVGTWGPRPAILQERVLQMKNELGLGKEEMALEIHLWYAKNKGQALEEEFMSMLEEIVNV, encoded by the coding sequence ATGATAATCCAAGAATTCTTAAAATCTGAATTAGCTCAATCAATAACTTACATTTCGTATAGAAAATTAATTGAAGATCTTCTTAAGCAAAATTTGACAACCGGAGAGGATAATTCACCGGATTTGCTGGAGTATGCGCGTATGAATGTTCAGCGTATGAATCGATGGGATAAAACATACACTCCTTCATCTCGATTAACTGAAACAGTTAAGAGCTATCAACGTAAAGAATATTGGTTGATACTTACAGAAGGGTGGTGTGGAGATGCAGCTCAGAATATTCCAGTGATTAGTAAGATTGCTGAGTTAAATCCGGCAATTCAATTAAGAGTGATACTTCGGGATCAGCACCTTGATCTTATGGATCAGTATTTAACAAACGGTGGAAGAAGTATTCCTAAACTTATTCGTATTGATGCTGAAACTTTTGAGGTGGTTGGAACTTGGGGTCCACGTCCGGCTATATTACAAGAAAGAGTTTTGCAAATGAAAAATGAATTAGGTTTAGGCAAAGAAGAAATGGCTCTTGAAATTCATTTATGGTATGCTAAAAATAAAGGGCAGGCATTGGAAGAAGAATTCATGTCAATGCTCGAAGAAATAGTTAATGTTTAA
- a CDS encoding Smr/MutS family protein: MKFKLGDFVRFVDERREGYITRIINDQMVGVTGDDDFEIPVLVTKITPVHGTHLDDDNEHKETKTAVITEGPIVTRGVYLAITEDPRVKAVIHLHVVNETSLSLLLSTTLERQKKFRGDFIGVIDPNSAVKIHALSMTELDNWPTFHFQALFNTSADLKPLQPLVNSLKLKAKDFSMSKKQVNLLSTTAWLFRLDEAEVVIDPDKLKESFFKSPDEKIVIDKPAKEVDLHIEKLRDDYQFLSNTEIIKIQLEQFHRSLDAAIVHHLPSIVFIHGVGNGTLKHELYKVLSKHTHVRTFLDAKKEKFGFGATEVLLK, translated from the coding sequence ATGAAATTTAAACTTGGAGATTTTGTAAGATTTGTTGATGAACGTCGGGAGGGATATATAACCCGGATCATTAACGATCAGATGGTTGGAGTTACTGGCGATGACGACTTTGAAATCCCTGTGCTCGTAACCAAAATTACACCTGTGCACGGAACTCATTTAGACGATGATAATGAGCATAAGGAAACAAAGACAGCTGTAATTACTGAAGGACCGATTGTAACCAGAGGAGTTTATTTAGCAATTACTGAAGATCCTCGTGTTAAGGCAGTTATTCATTTGCACGTTGTAAATGAAACTTCGTTATCGTTACTGTTGAGTACCACACTTGAACGTCAAAAAAAATTCAGGGGAGATTTTATAGGTGTTATCGATCCTAATTCAGCAGTTAAAATACATGCTTTATCAATGACGGAGCTGGATAATTGGCCCACTTTTCATTTTCAAGCCTTATTTAATACTTCAGCGGATTTAAAACCATTACAGCCTTTGGTAAATTCTCTTAAATTAAAAGCCAAGGATTTTTCAATGAGCAAGAAACAAGTGAATTTGTTAAGCACTACTGCCTGGCTGTTCAGACTTGATGAGGCTGAAGTTGTTATTGATCCGGATAAATTAAAAGAAAGCTTCTTTAAATCTCCGGATGAAAAAATAGTTATTGATAAACCAGCAAAGGAGGTTGACTTACACATCGAAAAATTAAGAGATGATTATCAATTTCTTTCGAATACTGAAATTATTAAAATTCAATTGGAGCAATTTCATCGTTCTTTAGATGCGGCAATTGTGCATCATTTACCTTCTATAGTGTTTATTCATGGAGTAGGTAATGGAACTTTAAAACATGAGCTTTATAAAGTACTGAGTAAACATACTCATGTTCGAACTTTCCTTGATGCTAAAAAAGAAAAGTTTGGTTTTGGGGCAACAGAGGTTCTACTGAAATAA
- a CDS encoding AAA family ATPase, whose translation MGVHPTKNNMENFFTQKTLTINNIFSNNFIDAGNLYIHCFNALPSRHFINHIDGEKLFPELKEKYATFIANEYVYRYYEKTKRRFAFDKTLLVLTNQVILELDDYYCEIYHDGADSEFLAELVQFVVQYKERQRKQPLEINLIVKDGSSFDLKSMEIKRTKLNLDLYYEDDFKEVDEIIRKRLNKNNDKGVVLLHGLPGTGKTTYLRYLIGKIKKRVLFLSPNIAENLMNPDLIQLLIDNPNSVLIIEDAENVIMDRRSNNSSSVSNLLNISDGLLSDILNTQLICTFNSSLTLIDSALTRKGRLIAKYEFGKLGVKKAQRLNDHLGFDKQILQPMTLAEIANPHESNYESKQFEIIGFRKNGVLNN comes from the coding sequence ATGGGAGTACATCCTACAAAAAACAATATGGAAAATTTCTTTACACAGAAGACACTCACTATAAATAACATATTTAGCAATAACTTTATTGACGCAGGTAATTTATATATACATTGTTTTAATGCATTACCAAGTCGCCATTTTATAAATCATATTGATGGAGAAAAGTTGTTTCCAGAATTAAAAGAGAAATATGCAACTTTTATAGCCAATGAATATGTATATCGGTATTACGAAAAAACAAAAAGAAGGTTTGCATTTGATAAAACTCTTCTGGTATTAACTAATCAGGTTATCCTTGAGTTAGACGATTACTATTGCGAAATATATCACGATGGAGCTGATTCAGAGTTTTTAGCAGAATTGGTTCAGTTCGTTGTTCAATACAAAGAAAGACAACGTAAACAACCTCTTGAGATAAATTTAATTGTGAAAGACGGCTCATCATTTGATTTAAAATCAATGGAAATAAAGCGTACAAAACTAAACCTTGATTTATATTATGAAGATGATTTTAAAGAGGTGGATGAAATTATCAGGAAGCGGTTGAATAAAAATAATGATAAAGGAGTTGTATTGTTACATGGTTTACCAGGAACAGGTAAAACAACTTATTTACGTTACCTAATTGGTAAAATAAAAAAAAGGGTACTTTTCTTATCTCCCAATATAGCAGAAAACTTAATGAATCCGGACTTAATTCAATTATTAATTGATAATCCTAACAGCGTTTTAATTATTGAAGATGCCGAAAATGTAATTATGGACAGAAGATCAAACAATAGTTCTTCAGTTTCAAACTTATTGAATATTTCTGATGGACTATTATCTGATATTTTGAACACCCAACTGATTTGTACTTTTAACAGCTCTTTAACATTAATTGATAGCGCCTTAACACGTAAAGGAAGATTAATTGCAAAGTATGAGTTTGGCAAGCTAGGAGTAAAAAAAGCGCAACGCTTGAATGATCATTTAGGATTTGATAAACAAATACTTCAACCTATGACATTGGCAGAAATTGCAAACCCTCATGAAAGTAATTATGAAAGCAAGCAATTTGAAATTATAGGTTTTAGAAAGAATGGAGTGTTAAATAATTAA
- a CDS encoding TonB-dependent receptor yields the protein MKQNYKRILMVTGLLLLFQIVAFAQSAVTVTGTVRDKATKETLPAVTLMIKGKNSGTATDGKGEFTLKTNTPTPFVLVVTYLSYKTQEVTVSAPGKIDIELEPDAVLGQEVVVAASRVEEKILESPVSIEKMGLQAIKSAPAPSFYDALANLKGVEMSTQSLTFKSVNTRGFNANGNTRMVQMIDGMDNQAPGLNFSVGNIVGITELDLENAELIPGAASALYGPNAINGIVLLNSKNPFNYQGFSALVKGGMQSESSRSKTNTPYYDVALRFAHAFNNKFAFKLNFAMLGADDWQANDFRDQSMFNGFDLNSGNRASNPGYNGVNTYGDEIFTNMYDALKPAALTPNNPLGMGVQQLSTATGGTLTPEMIYNGFMPSRDKTNVSRTGYMERDLTDYDTKNMKFNAALHYRINDNVEAFLQGSYGTGTTVYTGADRYSIKNFKMGQYKAEVKGSNFYVRAYTTQERAGDSYASGTLGQGINEAYSPSRQQWFPEYFGIYAGGIPAQGGSPAVPGAFTTFAGVFQQAMASGQTPEAAYQAASQAAKNNSGNFNTLARGYADRNRLMPGTDAYEAAANTIREKAIPGDASGVGARFADKTNLYQLEGMYNFMKEITFMEMLVGANYRVYDLNSEKTLFALDDSGNEFNIKEWGAYIQLGKKVLDDKLKLSGSLRYDKNMNFKGQFSPRLSAVLTVAKDHNIRASYQTGFRIPTTQNQYIDLNTPQAHLIGGLPFLRERYGLNTGTVYSLESVQAGTPQQYQFKDFNPEKVISYEIGYKALINRKLLVDAYVYKSDYKNFIGTQVVIQPVSPTQQNVFSFPVNNDKTIKTWGWALGLDYSLPSNFVIGGNVSYNKLTNESDLGGMYAEYNTPEFRYNIYVGNRNIAKSNFGFNITYRWQDDFIWQSTFVGVNLQAANGSYIPSYGTLDAQISKAFPKAKTTVKVGASNLLNKSYIQSWGNPTVGAMGYISLGYNL from the coding sequence ATGAAACAGAACTACAAAAGAATTTTGATGGTGACGGGCTTGCTATTGTTATTCCAGATTGTAGCGTTTGCACAGTCGGCTGTAACAGTAACGGGTACCGTGAGAGACAAGGCCACCAAGGAAACACTTCCCGCGGTGACGCTTATGATTAAAGGAAAAAACAGTGGAACGGCTACCGACGGAAAAGGTGAATTCACACTTAAAACAAACACTCCAACACCCTTCGTATTAGTGGTTACGTACCTGAGTTATAAAACACAGGAAGTTACCGTAAGTGCACCTGGCAAAATTGATATTGAATTAGAACCAGATGCTGTATTAGGACAGGAAGTGGTAGTTGCTGCATCACGCGTGGAGGAAAAAATATTAGAATCGCCGGTTTCGATTGAAAAGATGGGCTTACAAGCCATCAAATCGGCTCCAGCACCCTCGTTTTATGATGCATTAGCAAACCTGAAAGGTGTTGAAATGAGCACCCAGAGTTTAACCTTTAAATCGGTTAATACTCGTGGTTTTAATGCTAATGGCAATACAAGAATGGTGCAAATGATTGATGGTATGGATAATCAGGCACCTGGCTTAAACTTTTCAGTAGGTAACATCGTTGGTATCACAGAACTTGATCTTGAAAATGCGGAATTAATTCCAGGAGCAGCTTCAGCTCTGTATGGTCCAAACGCAATTAATGGTATCGTATTATTGAACAGCAAAAATCCATTTAATTATCAAGGTTTTAGCGCTTTGGTAAAAGGTGGAATGCAAAGCGAATCAAGCAGATCTAAAACCAATACTCCATACTACGACGTTGCATTACGTTTTGCCCATGCTTTTAACAATAAATTCGCTTTTAAATTGAATTTTGCCATGTTAGGAGCTGATGACTGGCAGGCCAATGATTTTCGTGATCAAAGTATGTTTAACGGATTTGATCTAAACAGTGGAAACAGAGCTTCTAACCCTGGTTATAATGGTGTAAACACTTATGGTGATGAAATATTCACAAATATGTATGATGCATTAAAACCAGCAGCTTTAACTCCTAATAACCCATTAGGAATGGGAGTACAACAACTTTCAACTGCAACAGGTGGTACATTAACTCCAGAAATGATCTATAATGGTTTCATGCCGTCGAGAGACAAAACAAATGTCTCAAGAACCGGATATATGGAAAGAGATCTAACTGATTATGATACTAAAAACATGAAGTTTAATGCTGCGTTGCATTATCGAATTAATGATAATGTTGAAGCATTCCTTCAAGGTAGTTACGGTACAGGAACAACTGTATATACTGGAGCGGATCGTTATTCAATCAAAAACTTTAAAATGGGCCAGTATAAAGCAGAAGTAAAAGGAAGTAATTTCTATGTACGTGCTTATACAACCCAGGAACGTGCAGGTGATAGTTATGCCTCAGGTACTCTTGGGCAAGGTATTAACGAAGCCTATAGCCCAAGTCGCCAACAATGGTTCCCAGAATATTTTGGCATTTATGCGGGCGGTATTCCAGCACAAGGAGGAAGTCCAGCAGTACCTGGTGCATTTACAACTTTTGCTGGTGTTTTCCAACAAGCGATGGCGAGTGGTCAAACTCCTGAAGCAGCTTACCAAGCTGCAAGTCAGGCCGCTAAAAATAATTCGGGTAATTTTAATACTCTTGCTCGTGGTTATGCAGATAGAAATCGTTTGATGCCCGGTACTGATGCTTATGAAGCAGCAGCAAATACTATTCGTGAGAAAGCGATTCCTGGAGATGCAAGTGGTGTTGGAGCTCGTTTTGCTGATAAAACCAATTTATATCAACTCGAAGGAATGTACAATTTCATGAAAGAAATTACATTCATGGAGATGTTGGTTGGTGCAAACTACCGAGTTTATGACCTTAACTCGGAGAAAACGTTGTTCGCATTAGACGATAGTGGTAATGAATTTAACATTAAAGAATGGGGTGCATATATTCAATTAGGAAAGAAAGTACTGGATGACAAGTTGAAACTTTCTGGTTCATTGCGTTATGATAAAAATATGAACTTTAAAGGTCAGTTTTCTCCACGCTTATCAGCAGTATTAACTGTAGCTAAAGATCATAACATCAGAGCTTCATACCAAACTGGATTCCGTATTCCAACTACTCAAAACCAATATATCGATCTAAATACTCCACAAGCTCACTTAATTGGTGGTTTGCCATTCTTGCGCGAGCGTTATGGTTTAAATACTGGTACGGTTTACTCTTTAGAGTCTGTTCAGGCAGGTACTCCTCAACAATATCAATTCAAAGACTTTAATCCTGAAAAAGTAATTTCATACGAAATTGGGTATAAAGCGTTAATTAATAGAAAGTTATTGGTTGATGCTTATGTTTATAAGAGCGATTACAAAAACTTCATCGGAACTCAGGTGGTAATTCAACCTGTAAGCCCAACTCAACAGAATGTATTCTCATTCCCAGTTAATAATGATAAAACCATTAAAACTTGGGGCTGGGCTTTAGGGCTTGATTATTCATTACCTTCTAACTTTGTTATTGGCGGAAACGTTTCTTACAATAAACTTACCAACGAATCAGATTTAGGCGGAATGTATGCTGAATACAATACTCCTGAATTCCGTTATAATATATATGTAGGCAACCGTAATATTGCTAAGTCAAACTTTGGCTTTAACATTACTTACAGATGGCAAGATGACTTTATCTGGCAATCAACTTTTGTAGGTGTTAACTTACAAGCTGCAAATGGTAGCTACATTCCATCTTACGGAACTTTAGATGCTCAAATTAGCAAAGCTTTCCCTAAAGCTAAAACAACAGTAAAAGTCGGTGCTTCAAACCTTCTTAATAAATCATACATCCAATCATGGGGTAACCCAACAGTTGGTGCAATGGGCTATATCTCATTGGGATATAATCTATAA